The following are encoded together in the Oncorhynchus kisutch isolate 150728-3 linkage group LG8, Okis_V2, whole genome shotgun sequence genome:
- the cyb561a3a gene encoding lysosomal membrane ascorbate-dependent ferrireductase CYB561A3 isoform X2, with translation MHDYTPPNTCSTPSECLPLSQWNETMECGSELAVDTMKKELKSRAILADCSTRMRSIVSFYFCYLLCLCLGIACVVFVSIWNSQWRGGFAWDGSALQFNWHPVLMVTGLVVLYGNGAVLYRIPLTWGQNKLPWKLLHAGVMLLALLCSILGLCAVFDFHHTNSTPNLYSLHSWIGICTTALFTTQWVMGLAGFLLPCSPMSFRKLLKPAHVWMGGCILILSIVSCISGINEKLFFALKGTTNGTMPYGNLPPEALVANSLGVLIVAFGLVVLMILSNQKWQRPEPRSEDLGYSPLLQDDS, from the exons ATGCATGACTATACCCCACCTAACACCTGTTCAACACCATCTGAGTGCTTACCCCTAAGCCAGTGGAATGAGACAATGGAATGTGGAAGCGAGTTAGCAGTTGACACAATGAAAAAGGAACTGAAATCAAGGGCCATT CTTGCAGATTGTTCTACCAGGATGAGATCCATTGTGTCTTTCTACTTCTGCTACCTGCTGTGCCTGTGCCTGGGGATCGcctgtgtggtgtttgtgtccaTCTGGAACTCCCAGTGGCGTGGTGGCTTTGCCTGGGATGGCTCGGCTCTTCAGTTTAACTGGCACCCTGTCCTGATGGTCACAGGTCTGGTCGTGCTCTACGGCAATG GAGCGGTGTTGTACCGCATTCCCCTCACATGGGGGCAGAATAAGCTGCCCTGGAAACTGCTGCATGCTGGTGTCATGCTCCTGGCCCTGCTCTGCTCCATCCTTGGCCTCTGTGCTGTGTTTGACTTCCACCACACCAACAGCACTCCCAACCTCTACTCCTTGCACAGCTGGATTGGCATTTGCACTACAGCACTCTTCACCACTCAG tgGGTGATGGGCCTTGCTGGCTTCCTCCTACCCTGCTCACCCATGTCATTCCGCAAGCTGCTTAAGCCTGCCCATGTGTGGATGGGAGGCTGCATACTGATACTCAGCATTGTATCCTGCATTTCAGGGATCAACGAGAAGCTCTTCTTTGCACT GAAAGGAACCACCAATGGTACAATGCCATATGGCAACCTGCCACCTGAGGCATTGGTCGCCAACTCATTAGGAGTCTTGATTGTAGCCTTTGGATTGGTCGTCCTGATGATTCTGTCCAATCAGAAATGGCAGCGACCAGAGCCTCGAAGCGAAGACCTGGGCTACAGT CCACTGCTTCAAGACGACAGCTAA
- the cyb561a3a gene encoding lysosomal membrane ascorbate-dependent ferrireductase CYB561A3 isoform X3, with protein MRSIVSFYFCYLLCLCLGIACVVFVSIWNSQWRGGFAWDGSALQFNWHPVLMVTGLVVLYGNGAVLYRIPLTWGQNKLPWKLLHAGVMLLALLCSILGLCAVFDFHHTNSTPNLYSLHSWIGICTTALFTTQWVMGLAGFLLPCSPMSFRKLLKPAHVWMGGCILILSIVSCISGINEKLFFALKGTTNGTMPYGNLPPEALVANSLGVLIVAFGLVVLMILSNQKWQRPEPRSEDLGYSPLLQDDS; from the exons ATGAGATCCATTGTGTCTTTCTACTTCTGCTACCTGCTGTGCCTGTGCCTGGGGATCGcctgtgtggtgtttgtgtccaTCTGGAACTCCCAGTGGCGTGGTGGCTTTGCCTGGGATGGCTCGGCTCTTCAGTTTAACTGGCACCCTGTCCTGATGGTCACAGGTCTGGTCGTGCTCTACGGCAATG GAGCGGTGTTGTACCGCATTCCCCTCACATGGGGGCAGAATAAGCTGCCCTGGAAACTGCTGCATGCTGGTGTCATGCTCCTGGCCCTGCTCTGCTCCATCCTTGGCCTCTGTGCTGTGTTTGACTTCCACCACACCAACAGCACTCCCAACCTCTACTCCTTGCACAGCTGGATTGGCATTTGCACTACAGCACTCTTCACCACTCAG tgGGTGATGGGCCTTGCTGGCTTCCTCCTACCCTGCTCACCCATGTCATTCCGCAAGCTGCTTAAGCCTGCCCATGTGTGGATGGGAGGCTGCATACTGATACTCAGCATTGTATCCTGCATTTCAGGGATCAACGAGAAGCTCTTCTTTGCACT GAAAGGAACCACCAATGGTACAATGCCATATGGCAACCTGCCACCTGAGGCATTGGTCGCCAACTCATTAGGAGTCTTGATTGTAGCCTTTGGATTGGTCGTCCTGATGATTCTGTCCAATCAGAAATGGCAGCGACCAGAGCCTCGAAGCGAAGACCTGGGCTACAGT CCACTGCTTCAAGACGACAGCTAA
- the cyb561a3a gene encoding lysosomal membrane ascorbate-dependent ferrireductase CYB561A3 isoform X1, translated as MMRCLPKSVCDTLLFSFRAPDHMHDYTPPNTCSTPSECLPLSQWNETMECGSELAVDTMKKELKSRAILADCSTRMRSIVSFYFCYLLCLCLGIACVVFVSIWNSQWRGGFAWDGSALQFNWHPVLMVTGLVVLYGNGAVLYRIPLTWGQNKLPWKLLHAGVMLLALLCSILGLCAVFDFHHTNSTPNLYSLHSWIGICTTALFTTQWVMGLAGFLLPCSPMSFRKLLKPAHVWMGGCILILSIVSCISGINEKLFFALKGTTNGTMPYGNLPPEALVANSLGVLIVAFGLVVLMILSNQKWQRPEPRSEDLGYSPLLQDDS; from the exons atgatgcgATGTCTACCTAAATCTGTGTGTGATACCTTACTATTTTCATTTAGGGCACCTGACCACATGCATGACTATACCCCACCTAACACCTGTTCAACACCATCTGAGTGCTTACCCCTAAGCCAGTGGAATGAGACAATGGAATGTGGAAGCGAGTTAGCAGTTGACACAATGAAAAAGGAACTGAAATCAAGGGCCATT CTTGCAGATTGTTCTACCAGGATGAGATCCATTGTGTCTTTCTACTTCTGCTACCTGCTGTGCCTGTGCCTGGGGATCGcctgtgtggtgtttgtgtccaTCTGGAACTCCCAGTGGCGTGGTGGCTTTGCCTGGGATGGCTCGGCTCTTCAGTTTAACTGGCACCCTGTCCTGATGGTCACAGGTCTGGTCGTGCTCTACGGCAATG GAGCGGTGTTGTACCGCATTCCCCTCACATGGGGGCAGAATAAGCTGCCCTGGAAACTGCTGCATGCTGGTGTCATGCTCCTGGCCCTGCTCTGCTCCATCCTTGGCCTCTGTGCTGTGTTTGACTTCCACCACACCAACAGCACTCCCAACCTCTACTCCTTGCACAGCTGGATTGGCATTTGCACTACAGCACTCTTCACCACTCAG tgGGTGATGGGCCTTGCTGGCTTCCTCCTACCCTGCTCACCCATGTCATTCCGCAAGCTGCTTAAGCCTGCCCATGTGTGGATGGGAGGCTGCATACTGATACTCAGCATTGTATCCTGCATTTCAGGGATCAACGAGAAGCTCTTCTTTGCACT GAAAGGAACCACCAATGGTACAATGCCATATGGCAACCTGCCACCTGAGGCATTGGTCGCCAACTCATTAGGAGTCTTGATTGTAGCCTTTGGATTGGTCGTCCTGATGATTCTGTCCAATCAGAAATGGCAGCGACCAGAGCCTCGAAGCGAAGACCTGGGCTACAGT CCACTGCTTCAAGACGACAGCTAA